Part of the uncultured Desulfobacter sp. genome, TTTAAGAACATCCCGTTCAATAATATTCAATAAATCCGCGGCAAAACTTTGAAGTTCTGAATTCAGCACCCGTATACGGTCATTAAAATAATTATACGCAATGACCGATGGGATTGCCACAGCAAGACCGGCCGCCGTAGCCACCAAAGCTTCGGATATCCCGGGTGCCACAACAGCAAGACTGGCAGACCCCGAGAGCCCGATCCCCTGGAAGGTGCTCATGATGCCCCACACTGTACCGAACAGGCCGATAAAAGGGGCAGTATTACCGGCGGTGGCCAGAAAGGAAACCAGCTGGATCAAACGCCGGTTCTCCACATTAATGGCCCGGTTGAGCGTGCGCTTGACACTTCCCATGGTATGGAGGGTCGAACCGCTATGTTTCTTTG contains:
- the tolQ gene encoding protein TolQ, which codes for MTTESVGLLYMLTNAGPVVKFIMLLLLFFSIISWSIIFIKFRYVRKAFRDSADFTEVFWQCRTLADAFSKAKALRSSPLARIFLAAYMEAARTENKDDLAAKKHSGSTLHTMGSVKRTLNRAINVENRRLIQLVSFLATAGNTAPFIGLFGTVWGIMSTFQGIGLSGSASLAVVAPGISEALVATAAGLAVAIPSVIAYNYFNDRIRVLNSELQSFAADLLNIIERDVLKKLEA